The DNA region TCAATTCCAGAAAATTTGAAATCATTAATTGAACAATTAGAAAACGAATATTCGTTTTTAGAGAAATCTTTATTACTCAACGACCCTGAACGTTTGAAATTAGACGTAATAAAAGAGATATACAGTTTCTATCCAAAAACACTTTTGGTTGAAATAGGCGAAGCCGTTGACGATTTCAAATTTGAATTGCTTAATCTCCCAAAATTGATTGAGCAATATGCAAACAATAATGACGGAGCGGAAGCATATCTTTTTGAAGATGCTTTGGCAGAAGGCTTCAATATGTTCTACAACGTAGAAGCAAACAAAATTAGCGGAGCAGGAAATACAGATTTAGAATGTTTATACATTCCAAGAAAAAAGAAATTTACTGTTGAAGCCAAATCAACTAAAAACAAACTTTCAAGCGTAAACGCAGGAAGATTAGCAGGACACAGAGAAAAAATTGGTGGTGCTTATACAATCGTTGTAACACCAAGATATGTTCCTGCTGTACTTCAAGACATTCGCACAAGTCCAATCGTAATCATTCGTGCAAATACTTTTTCGGAATATTTATACAACTGTATTGACAATGATATACGAGAAATTGATTATGAAGATTTTGACAGTATCATCGTCAACAATCTTGGAAAAGACATCAGTAAAAACATTTCAGATTTAACGATTTCAAGGTTCGCAACCCAAAAATAAAACTTGCTATGATTACAATTACAAGAGAAGACAATATGAATTTAATGGCAAGGTATCCTGACAATTATTTTGACCTTGCCATAGTTGACCCACCTTATGGGATTTTGAACAAAACCAAACGAGGTGGAGACCATAAATTTAATATGGACGAATACAGTCAATGGGATGTAAAGCCTGATGATGAGTATTTTAATGAGCTTTTTCGTGTTTCAAAAAATCAAATCATTTGGGGAGGAAATTACTTTGGGCAACTTTGGGCAAGAAGTCCATACAATAAAGGTTTTATTATTTGGGACAAAAAACAACCTGAAACATTAAATAATTTTTCAATGGCTGAAATGGCTTGGAGTTCACTTGACAAGCCATCAAAAATTTTTGAGTTCAGCGTTAGAAAAAACAGAAACAAAATTCACCCAACACAAAAACCTGTCGAACTTTACGAATGGCTTTTGAAAATGTATGCCAAACAAGGCGACAAAATTTTAGACACACATTTAGGAAGCGGAACAATTGCTGTTGCTTGTTACAATGCGGGTTTGAGTTTAACCGCTTGTGAAATCAGTGAAACATATTATTTGAGTGCATTAGAAAAAATCAAAGAAGTTGTTCCTAAAACTGCAATTCATACCAACGATTTAGAGGCATTTGCATTGACATTTCCCGAACAAAAAACATCAAAAAACGGACTGCATAAATTGTACAAAGAACACGTTGAGCAATTACGACTTTTCAAAGAAGAAAGAGCAAAGTATAATGCAATGGCAAAATGAAAAAAGTAAAGCTAAATAATATTGCGGTTTTGGTGTTGTTCATTACATCATATATTCCTTTGTTTGGATTGTTAATTTTACGACAAATCAAGCAAAATATTGAGTATTTGAATTTTGGGTACTTCAACCAAGAAAGTATTTTATTGGCTTTTAGAAAATTCGGATTAAGTGGTTTTCTTTTTCTTCTTGCCATTTTCGGTTTTATTGGATTGAAATTCTTATTGACAAATTTAGAGAAGAAAAGACCAAATGGAGAACTTGTAAAAATAGTTGAAGTCGAAAATAAAAATAGTGAAACCATAAGTTATATTTCTACTTACATCGTTCCGTTTATTTTTCAAGACACGAACAATTTGTTTGATATTTCTTCGATTTTCATTGTTTTGGTCATCATCTTTTTCATTTATACCAAATCAAATATGATAGTGATAAATCCAATTTTGAGTATTACTCACACACTTTACCAAATTGAATACAATAAAAAAGGTAAAACGAAAAAAGGACTTTTGATAACAAAAGAAGAATATTTGGAAAGTGAACAAGAAGTAAAAATTAACTTAATTACGAAAAATATTTATTATGGATAAATCTATATTGGTTGATATAATTGGTCAGGCAAAAGCGGAAAACTTGAAGATGTACTTTGTAACTCGCATTCTCAAAGAGGGAATGAAAGCCAATTCACGGGTTTTAGAAAAGTTTGATTTTAAAGTTTATCAAATTGAAATTACTGACGAAGTAAGAAAGTATCTTTATGAACTTTCACTAAAACAGTTTCAGAAAATCCAGAACAACGAAGATTTACACTTCTTTGATTATGATGTTATTGCAGATGAAACAGAGCATTTATTTACTTATCAAATGGAAAATAAAGTCGGCTCATTTTCAGATGTTGTTTACAATCAATTAAACCAAAGTCCTCAAAAAATTACAGATTTAAACGACATACTTCAAGATGAAACACTTTGGGCATATTGTATAGAGTTTGAAATTGACAGCAATAAATCTTTCTACACATTTAGAAAAATATCACCTGGAAAAGTAGGTGTTGAAAAGGAAAAAGACGGAGAAAAGAAAAGTTTAGGCAGCCAAATAAGAACCTATTTTGACACCAATACAAATACGTTGTCGCTATTAAAAA from Flavobacterium nitratireducens includes:
- a CDS encoding Kiwa anti-phage protein KwaB-like domain-containing protein; this translates as MDKSILVDIIGQAKAENLKMYFVTRILKEGMKANSRVLEKFDFKVYQIEITDEVRKYLYELSLKQFQKIQNNEDLHFFDYDVIADETEHLFTYQMENKVGSFSDVVYNQLNQSPQKITDLNDILQDETLWAYCIEFEIDSNKSFYTFRKISPGKVGVEKEKDGEKKSLGSQIRTYFDTNTNTLSLLKSDTVYLDKQIDCIFYEETFYVLKKYYFEQLVGLQEEYKKRAEDVATSISKHECFGDVKLLSDKIETKVAIHKKLMKLEKIGNLNSLTSKNIKKLETLGKKKKAPINLKDGKIQFETEEDIDNVIKLLCDYFKTGDYSGKAYGTYAGKLQTAE
- a CDS encoding DNA methyltransferase, which translates into the protein MITITREDNMNLMARYPDNYFDLAIVDPPYGILNKTKRGGDHKFNMDEYSQWDVKPDDEYFNELFRVSKNQIIWGGNYFGQLWARSPYNKGFIIWDKKQPETLNNFSMAEMAWSSLDKPSKIFEFSVRKNRNKIHPTQKPVELYEWLLKMYAKQGDKILDTHLGSGTIAVACYNAGLSLTACEISETYYLSALEKIKEVVPKTAIHTNDLEAFALTFPEQKTSKNGLHKLYKEHVEQLRLFKEERAKYNAMAK